One Candidatus Eremiobacterota bacterium genomic window, TCATACACCCGGAGGTGCCTTGAAAGTCTCAGAAGCCACGCCGTCACTTGATGAGTTCCTCAGGAGGATTATCACGCTCGAAGAAGGGATGACAAGATCCCCCGTGCCTCACCACCTTGTGGAAAAGGTGTCCCATTCCTGTGATTTCAGGGCCATCCCCCGCCTCGTCCCCACTGCCCTCTCCCGGAACAGGCACGTAGCAGCGGCAGCGGCCGCAATAATCGCCTCCCTCCTTGAGAGCGCCCCTCCATCGGCCTACCACTGGCTTGACGAGACAGTGAGAAGGATTGATATCGACTGGAAGCATCACGTGAAGCCTGCCCTTCTCTGGGGCCCCTCGAGAGTGTTCAGGACAGCCCATGACCTTGGCGAGATGGGCTGGGTCATCGCGGCTCTCGGTACCTTTGACAGGAGCGGCTATATCCGCGAGGCTGCCCTCAAGGAGCTTGCCTGCATGTGGGGGGGCAGGCAGCTTCCCTTTCTCATCCTGCGGCTCAATGACTGGGTCCCGGAGATCAGGGAGCTCGCGGCAGGCATTCTTGAGAAGCGTCTTGACGGTGATTATGCGGTCCATTGGGTAGCCTGCCTCCCCCTGGTCCTCTCCCTCAGGGAGTGCAGACGCGACAATCATTCATCTTTCGTGGAAGGCGTGATTTCCCTGGTCACAGGCCCTGAACACGTGAGGCTCCTGCTGGAGGCCCTGTCCTCGGCGAGCAGAGAGACCAGGAGATTTGCCTACCATGTGGCTCTCCAGCACCTCCCCGACAGTATGGTGACGCTTATAGGGAGAGCACTCAGGGAAAAGGATGTCATTATCAAGAAATCGGCGGCTCTCATCGCCAGGCATCATGCCAGTGAAGAGCCCTTTCGGAGGCTCCTCGGGACGATGGTAAGAGACCGGTCGGCCCTGGTGCGCCGCGAAGCCCTTCTCGCCTTCAGGGAAACAGGCGATCCGGGGCTCCAGGGGCATGCGGAAAAAGCCCTCTTTGATAATGATTCTGCAATGCGGCGTATTGCAAGAGAGATAGTGTCAGGCATGGGAGGGGAGCCTGATATTGCAGGCTTTTACAGGGAGGCACTCGGCACCGTTGTCACGCCCCGCCTTACGGTGGCGCTGCTGGGCCTGGGCGAAACAGGGAAAGAGAGTGACGCAACTATTGCGCTCCCTTATGCCCGCGGTAACCAGGCACCGGTAAGAAAAGCGGCCCTCACTGCCCTGGGAAGCCTTGCCCCCTCAGCCCATTTCGAGTTGTTCCTGGGAGCGCTCTCCGATGAGAATCCCGGGGTATCGGCCGCTGCGAGAAAAATCCTGGCCAGGCTCCCCGGAAGGCTTGAGGGAGACCTGCTTTGCGGAATGTTCACCCGCAGCGAAGCACCCCATGTAAAGTGGAACATCCTCCTCCTCTTCCGGGCTATGCCCAAGTGGGAGAGCCTCCCCTCCCTGCTGCTGATTTATGCCCGTTCCGAAGGAGAGCTTGAGAAGAAGAGCCTCGCCCTGCTGAAGAGATGGCTCACCCGCTTCAACAGAAACCAGGCAAAGCCCCTCCCCTCCCAGGCCGAAAAGGGACGCCTTGCGCTCAAAGAGGCCCAGCGAAAACTTGAGAAGCCCCTGGCGCGCGAGCTGGAATTCCTGCTCTCCGGCTGGGAGGCCCGCTGAGATGCTTCACCGCGATGGAGAGGCCGGGCTCAAGGATATGCTGAGATCCCTGGAGAGCGATAAGGCTCCCGGCGGCATCCTTGCCGTGATTGAGAAAGGCGCCATCGTCTTTCAGGGAGCCTTCGGGATGGCCGATCTCTCGAGAGGGGTGAAGAATACCGTCACGACAGTCCTTGGAGCAGCTTCCCTTGCCAAGCAGTTCACTGCCGCATCGATTGCCCTTCTCGCGGAAGAAGGCTTCCTCAGGCTGGATCAGGATATCCGGCACTACCTGCCCGAGCTCCCTGATTATGGCTTCGCCGTCACCATAGGTCATCTTGTGGACCACACGGGGGGCCTGAAGGATTACAGGGGTCTCCTTGAAGATACCAGGGAGAGCTACGGCACCAGGGAAGCCCTGGAGGCCATTGCATCCTTCAGGGAGCTTGATTTCCCGCCGGGAGAGAGGTTCCAGTACTGCAACTCCGGCTATGTGCTCCTTGCTGAAATTGTCCACCGTGCCGCAGGAATCACCCTTGACCGCTTTGTGAAAACAAGGATCTTCCTGCCCCTGGGAATGAGGAAAAGCAGCCTGGGTGCCCCCGGAGCCTTTTTGAAGTGCGCCACTGGCTATGCCCTCTCAGGTATTTCTCACTTCGAGGCGCAGCGCGAAAAGGAGCGAACCCTGGGGCCCGGCGGCCTCTTCACCACCTTGGGCGACCTTGCGAAATGGGATTCCTTCTGGTGCGGAAAATCACCGCTCCCCTGCTGCGCCGACGGCGGCGAGAG contains:
- a CDS encoding serine hydrolase domain-containing protein, which produces MLHRDGEAGLKDMLRSLESDKAPGGILAVIEKGAIVFQGAFGMADLSRGVKNTVTTVLGAASLAKQFTAASIALLAEEGFLRLDQDIRHYLPELPDYGFAVTIGHLVDHTGGLKDYRGLLEDTRESYGTREALEAIASFRELDFPPGERFQYCNSGYVLLAEIVHRAAGITLDRFVKTRIFLPLGMRKSSLGAPGAFLKCATGYALSGISHFEAQREKERTLGPGGLFTTLGDLAKWDSFWCGKSPLPCCADGGERLRRLILTRGRLNNGEVLTYAFGLAVWSYRGTMAVSHEGGAGGFRADMVRFPDLGFTVACLCNNDGINPVEITRKAADVMLRSV